A region of the Gemmatimonadota bacterium genome:
ACGCCTTCCAGCACCAGCGATTCCATTTCATCCCACTGGCCGGAGGGCTGGTCCTCCTCGCACAACTGCGCCAGCTCCTTCTCGAAAAAGAACGTCTCTTCGCCGAAGGCCGGCTCGAGGTCGTCCAGCCAGATGGCTTCTTCGTCGTACCTGGCGAAAAACGGCCGCAGGACCCAGTCGGGATTGCGTCCCTGCAGGAACCGGAGGGCGATGATCTTCTCCCCGTGGACCTCGCTGATGCCCAGTACGTGGACCTTGCCGGGATGGGCCGACATGCTGGGTCCGCGCACGGTCCGGCAGATTCCGCTTACCTGCTGATAGGCGTTCTGGAAGATCTCCCAGGACCGTACCATCGGCACGGCGAAGAAATGCTGCACGCCGGTGTCCCGCACCATGAACATGTAGTACGGCACCATCCCCAGGTCCACCTGCCTGCGCCACATGGCCGCCCACGTGTCCGGGTCGTCGTTGATATTCCTCAGGATGGGCGACTGCGTGTACACTTTCGCTCCTGTACCGCGAATCCGGCTGACCGCCTTTGACACCACGTCGGGCTGGAGTTCGGCGGGATGGCTGCTGTGGGCCATGACCGCCAGGTGCTTGCCGGCGCGGGTGACCCGTTCGAACAGCGCCATGACGTCGTCCGCATCCGGGTCCGTGAGGTACTTGTGGGGCCAGTAGGCCAGCGATTTCGTCCCGATCCGGATCGTGTGCAGATTGGGGAGATCAGCCTTCAGCAACGCATCGATATACACGCTAAGGTTCTTTGCCCGCATGACCATGGGATCGCCGCCCGTGAAAAGCACGTCGGTGACCTGGGGATTGTCTTCGAGGTACCTGATGAGGCTTTCGACCTCGCGGCTGGCGAACTTCAGTTCATCGATGCCCACGAACTGGGGCCAGCGGAAGCAGAAGGTACAGTAGGCGTGGCAGGTCTGGCCCTGGGACGGGAAGAACAGGACCGTTTCCCGGTACTTGTGCTGCATGCCGTCCAGTTTCTCGTTGTCCTCCCTGGGGACGTTGTGCTCGAGTTGACCCGCGGGCTGTGGATTCAGATTCCATCGGATCCGGTTCACGGTCCGCTCCATTTCCGCTTCACTCGCCTCTTTTTTCACCAGGGCCGCCACCTCGTCGAAGTGGTCCGGCGACAGCATTTCCCGCTGCGGGAAAGTGAGCTGGTACATGGGATCGTCGGGGATATTCTCCCATTGGATCAGGTGCTCCACCACGTGGGAATTGGTCCGGAACGGCAGAACCCGCGCCACGACTTCCATTTCGAACTTCAGGTCGTCCGGGAGTCTGTCGATCTGCGGTATTTTCCTGTAGTTCCTGAGATCGTATATCCGAAACCTGGGGGTCTTGCCGTTCATGCTTCTGATCATTGTACCTTCCTTACTGATAACTGAGATCCGGCGCCTGGAAATCGGAACCACCCCGCATGCTCCTCGCAACTCGACTCGCTCTCTGGTAGCGACGGGTCGGGCGTCGGATCCGTTCATTGCGGCGCGGACCCATGTGTGACGTCGCGGACTCACATAGGGCGTCGGACCCACGAAGGGCGGCTCGGCCCCTGAAGTTCGATCCGCGCGGGGCGGAGAGAAAGGCTGCGACTGGATTGGAATCCAGGCGGCTTCAAGCAGGGATGCCCGTGCATCCACGAACCGCCATCGCCCCGGGTGGTACGAACAAGAAGGCCGTCCGGACCGTGAATAGAGAGAAAGCCGTTCCGCGAGAACTATCGGAGACGCTCAACTAGAGACGCTCAACTAGAGACGTTCTATGAGCGCGAATCCCAAGGGATAAGTCTTTGTCGCGCAATTACCCGCTGTCGCCGGTTATGTGGGAGACAATTTTCGGCGGGGGCAACAACCGCGATAGAGCAGGCTACGCAGACACTGCCTCGCGCCGCGGGAGGACGATACGTCCACTAAAAAACCTCCTTTGGGTGAGGGCGTGTTTAGAGGAAGATAGGTACAGTTTCAAGGTAACCGAAGGCGCACCGCGCTTCAAGTCTTTTCGAGCGATGGCGCAAGCCTGGACGTTGCGCACCGGTGCTTTCCTGGAGAACGTTCTAACTGAAGTCCGCGAACCAGTCCGTCCCGAACAGCCGCTCCGCCGACGCGATGCGGTCCACGCTGCCGAGATCCGCCCACCGGGCTTCTTCAGCCCGAAAGGCCTGAACGGTCTCGCCCGTGCGCGCCAGATCCAGAAAGAAGTCGATGATCGAAAAGGGGCCGGAATCGGTCATCTTGCTCAGCGCTGCCGGTGACATGACGTAGACGCCCATGAAGGGCAGGGGGGTGACGGGATCCGCCATCGTTCGAACCTTGCGCGTCTCTCCCGTGATTCCCGAACGCCAACCACATAGCCGTCCCGCCTCGTCAAAAAGCAGGTGACGAGAACTCTTCCTTCCCTTCACGGTCAGGGTGACCAGGGCGCCCGACGCTGAATGGGCATCCGCCAGGCACCTGAGATCCAGATCGGTCAGCACGTCCACGTTGTGCACCAGAAACGGCTCCTCGCGGTCGAAGAACCACGCGGCCTTGCGCACACCGCCGCCCGTGTCCATGATCTCCTCCTCCACGGAAACGGTCAGCGAAACGCCGGGATCATCGTACGCGGCCGCGAAGGCCTCGATCTGTTCCGCGAAATGGTGGGCATTGATGATGATGTCGGTGAAACCATGGCGGGCAAGCCGCGCGATCACCCAGTATAGCATGGGTCTGCCGGCCACCTCTACCAGGGCTTTGGGCCGGGTGTCGGTGAGAGGCCGCAGCCGGGTGCCCAGGCCCGCCGCAAGGATCATGGCCTTCACGAATCCTCCTGCTCCCGGTGCCTCAGCCGGACCACGACCCCCTGCCGGTCCGCCAGGTGGGCCGCCAGCCGCTCCGCGAAGTATACCGAGCGGTGCTGGCCGCCCGTGCACCCGAAGGCGACGGTCAGGTCCGTGAACCCGCGGCGAAGGTGGTGTTCGACCGCCCGCTCGACCATGGTCTGCGCATCCCCCAGGAAGGACCGCGCCTCCTCGAGCTCGTCCAGGAAGGCCGCCACCGGCGCGTCCTTTCCCGTCAGGTCCGCGTATTCCGGAATGCGGCCGGGATTCTTCACGATCCGGCAGTCGAAGACGAACCCGCCGCCGTTTCCGCTCGGATCCCGGGGCAGGCCGAGGTGATAGGAAAAACTCCAGAGGTGGACGGTCAGTCCTTTTTCGGAATCCTCGCCCATTAGCCGAAGCGCCGGATCGTCGACGATGCGCGACCAGGCCCGGTCCAGTTCAGGCAGGTTGACCGGGAGGTCGGCCCGCGCCAACAGCCCCTCGAGGTTACGGACGCCGTGGGAGATGCTGGTGAGGAAGTGGGACTTGCCTTCGTACAGGCCGCGGTACCCGTAAGCGCCCAGCGCCTGCATGAGACGGACCAGGGCGTAACCGTAATAGTACGCCAGGAACGCATCCCGGCGAAGGGGGGCGTACTCGCCGGCCGCTGTGACATAGTAATCCAGGAGTTCGTCCCGGATCTTCCACGGGATGTCGGCTTTTGCATCCTGCAGGAGAGACGCCACGTCGTACTGTAGCGCGCCCTGCCGCCCGCCCTGGTAGTCGATGTAGTGCGGGCGGCCCTCATGCCACATGATGTTGCGGGACTGGAAGTCGCGGTAGAGGAAGTAACGGGTATCCGCTTCCAGGAGGAAGGCCGTGAACCGCTCGAAATCATTTTCGAGAGCCTGCTCGTCGAAATCGACAGGTACGAGTTTGAGGAAGTGGTACTTGAAATAATTCAGGTCCCACCGGATGGACTGGGCGTCGAACCGGCTCCTGGGGTAGCAGACCGAGAAGTCCAGGTCCGCCGCCGCGGTGACCTGGAAATGGGGCAGATCGTCGAGTACCTGCCTGTACGTCGCAACCATTTGATCAGAGAAAGCGCCTTCCTCCGCGCGGGCGGCGGCCACCCGGTCGAACAGGGTTTCATCCCCAAGGTCCTGCTGCAGGTAAACGCCCTGTTCCAGGTCCTCGGCGTAGATCTCGGGCACGGGCAGGCTGTGGCGGCGGAAGTGGCGGGACAGCGCAAGGAAGGCGACGTTCTCGCGCCAGTCGGTATTTGCCGCGCCGACGACGGTGCGTCCTTCGTCCGCCAGCCGGTAGTATCGCCGCCTCGAGCCGTCCGCGCCCAGGGCGGCAATGCGCGCCGGCGCGCGGCCGAACGTGCGGCGGAAGAGACTGGCCAGTCTGTCCTGGGCATCACGATTCATGACCGCCGTTTCCTTTACCGGGCAAGCGCAACCGGCGGGATTTCACCCGGGCCGCTTCATAATCAGGAGCAAGGGTCTGTGATCGGTGGGATACATCCGGCGCGCGTCGTTGTTGTTGTCGAGGATGACGTAGACCCGGTCGCGGTCCATGGCGAGCCCCTCCGCCGTTTTTGCGCCGAACTGTTCGTGCTGATAGAGGTATTCCGGGTCGTTGACGATATGGGCGAAGGACCAAATCGTCGAGGGACTGTCCACGTCCAGATACCGGATGGTCTTCCGAATGGTCGCGGTGCTTCGCTGCAGGATGTATACGTTTTCGAGTTCCCGGTGCAGGCCCGTGTAACTTTCCGTCGATCCATGATTGGCGATCTCCACGATCCGCTGCACGGGGGCCATGTCGACTTCGATCAGGCCGCTGGGCTCCCGCTCCGCCGTGACCAGAAACCGGTCTCGGGCCATCAGCGTAATGCCCTCGAGATACCCGCCGCGCGTCTGGAAGAGCCCCGCCGAAGCACCCACTTTCCTGAGACTCGTGGTGACCCAGGACACCTTCTTCCCGTCCGCATCGACCTTCAGAATGGCGAACGCCCCTTCGCTGGCGAGATAGAAGGTTCCGTCGTCATCGCGGGTGATGCCCTCCAGGTCCAGCCTGAACACTCCGAAGGGTTTGGGCGCGTCGAACCGGATATGCGGTACGAATACCGCGACATCCTCCCGGAGCTCGATCCGGAAAATGGTGTCGTCGTGCTTGTCGGAAACGGTGTACAGCGTGTCGTTATGGACGAAGAGCCCCGATGGCTGGTTGGATTCGGGTCCTTCCACGGGGAGGACGCTGATGGCTTCCAGGATAATCGGGTTTTCCTGGGCTGCGGCCGGCCCGGGAGTCCAAAACAAGGCCGAAGCGCATAGGGCGAGTGGCGCGAGCAGGAGGCGAAAACCCCTACTCCCCATCTTCCACCTCGGCGATGTATAACTTGTGCCAGCGGAATGAACCCACGGTGCCGTCGTCGTTTACGGCATAGCCCTTCAGCCAGGGTTTCCGGAGCTGCAGGCCCATCTTGTGATAGAGGAAAGCGCCGGGATAGTCCGCCACGTGGACGGCCGAGGCTTCACGGTACAGGCCTTGCCGGATCTCCGGATTCAGTTCGGCCGCGGCCGCATCCACGAGGCGGTCGAAGTCGGGATTGTGCCAATCCTGCCGGCCGTGGCCCCGGGGCTGGGAGTGCCAGATCATGTCCAGTATGTTGCGGGGGTCGAGGAAATCGGCGCCGAAGGCGATCAGCCCGAGGTTCATGTTCCACTCGTACAGATGGTCCATGTAGGTGTGCAGGTCGGCCGTCCGGATGTCCACGTCGACGCCGAGATGCTCTTTCAGCATGCTCTGTATCGCCACGCCGATCAGGCGGTCGGAGGGCGTGGGGGCCCTGAGCCACAGCTCCTGGCGGGGGAATCCCTGTCCACCCGGATATCCGGCCTCGCGCATCAGTTGCCGTGCCCGTTCGGGATCGAAGCCCTGCACCGCGGCGTGCGTATCGCCCTCGAATTCCCTGAAGCCGGGCGGGATCATGGAATAGGCCGGCACGGCCCCTCCCCGTAGGATGATGTTGCAGATATTGTCGCGGTCCATCACCCGCGTAAAGGCTTCCCGGACGCGAATGTCGTCGAAGGGCGGCAACTGCGTCCTGAAGAAGAGATACCAGGTATTCAGTCCGTGAAAGCGCACGAGATCCTGCTTCAGATCGGGATCACGCTCGATGCGTTCAAGGTCGTTCACATCAACATTCTCCATGTCGACCTCGTCGCTCTCGTAGGGAAGGATGGTGGCTGCGGCCGCGTTGCGAAAAGGGTGTATCACCTTCTCAAGGAAGGGCTTGTGAGGGCCGTTGTAGTAAGGATTGGGAACAAGCGTCATGTGGCTGCCGTTGACCCACTCCGTGACCATGAAGCCGGAATTCGTGATGATGTTCTGCGGTTCGGTCCACTTGCGGCCGTATTTGTCCACGAGCCGCTTCGGCACCGGCATGGCGTCGCCGAAAGAAACGATATGGGGCAGGTAGGGGGCCCGCTTCTCCGTCTCGATGACCAGGGTCGTATCGTCCACGGCCCGGATGCCCAGGGACTCAAGATCCTTGTTCTCCCCCTTGACGATCGCTTCGGCGTTTTTGATGTCGTAATAGAAGAAGGCGTAGATGTTGGTGGATTCGGGATCGAGCATCCGGCGGTAGGAATACACGAAGTCGTGGGCCGTCAGCGGTGAACCGTCGCTCCAGCGCATCCCGGACCTGAGATTGAAGGTCCAGACTATCCCGTCATCCGAGCCCCAGCTGTGCGCGGCGCCCGGGATCGGGTTCCAGTGCTCGTCCTTGAACAGCAAGGCTTCGAAGGGCAGGATCGTCTGCTCGGTGTCGTAAGGTTCGATGCTGGGGTCCAGGCTCTTGGGCTCCGGACTCATGGACCGCAGCACCTGGCGGGAGGCGTCCACGGCGTCGTCCGGGAGGACCACGCCGATCGAGTTGACGCGGCCACCTTCCGTGGCGGTCCCCGGCTGTTCCCCGCCGCGTTCACTTTCGCCGCAGGAGACCATCGCGAGCATCGATGCCAGGAGAACCAAATATCGCATAGTGGTGTGCTAA
Encoded here:
- a CDS encoding lysine 2,3-aminomutase, which gives rise to MIRSMNGKTPRFRIYDLRNYRKIPQIDRLPDDLKFEMEVVARVLPFRTNSHVVEHLIQWENIPDDPMYQLTFPQREMLSPDHFDEVAALVKKEASEAEMERTVNRIRWNLNPQPAGQLEHNVPREDNEKLDGMQHKYRETVLFFPSQGQTCHAYCTFCFRWPQFVGIDELKFASREVESLIRYLEDNPQVTDVLFTGGDPMVMRAKNLSVYIDALLKADLPNLHTIRIGTKSLAYWPHKYLTDPDADDVMALFERVTRAGKHLAVMAHSSHPAELQPDVVSKAVSRIRGTGAKVYTQSPILRNINDDPDTWAAMWRRQVDLGMVPYYMFMVRDTGVQHFFAVPMVRSWEIFQNAYQQVSGICRTVRGPSMSAHPGKVHVLGISEVHGEKIIALRFLQGRNPDWVLRPFFARYDEEAIWLDDLEPAFGEETFFFEKELAQLCEEDQPSGQWDEMESLVLEGVGWE
- a CDS encoding nucleotidyltransferase family protein, encoding MILAAGLGTRLRPLTDTRPKALVEVAGRPMLYWVIARLARHGFTDIIINAHHFAEQIEAFAAAYDDPGVSLTVSVEEEIMDTGGGVRKAAWFFDREEPFLVHNVDVLTDLDLRCLADAHSASGALVTLTVKGRKSSRHLLFDEAGRLCGWRSGITGETRKVRTMADPVTPLPFMGVYVMSPAALSKMTDSGPFSIIDFFLDLARTGETVQAFRAEEARWADLGSVDRIASAERLFGTDWFADFS
- a CDS encoding phosphotransferase, whose translation is MNRDAQDRLASLFRRTFGRAPARIAALGADGSRRRYYRLADEGRTVVGAANTDWRENVAFLALSRHFRRHSLPVPEIYAEDLEQGVYLQQDLGDETLFDRVAAARAEEGAFSDQMVATYRQVLDDLPHFQVTAAADLDFSVCYPRSRFDAQSIRWDLNYFKYHFLKLVPVDFDEQALENDFERFTAFLLEADTRYFLYRDFQSRNIMWHEGRPHYIDYQGGRQGALQYDVASLLQDAKADIPWKIRDELLDYYVTAAGEYAPLRRDAFLAYYYGYALVRLMQALGAYGYRGLYEGKSHFLTSISHGVRNLEGLLARADLPVNLPELDRAWSRIVDDPALRLMGEDSEKGLTVHLWSFSYHLGLPRDPSGNGGGFVFDCRIVKNPGRIPEYADLTGKDAPVAAFLDELEEARSFLGDAQTMVERAVEHHLRRGFTDLTVAFGCTGGQHRSVYFAERLAAHLADRQGVVVRLRHREQEDS
- a CDS encoding esterase-like activity of phytase family protein; this translates as MFWTPGPAAAQENPIILEAISVLPVEGPESNQPSGLFVHNDTLYTVSDKHDDTIFRIELREDVAVFVPHIRFDAPKPFGVFRLDLEGITRDDDGTFYLASEGAFAILKVDADGKKVSWVTTSLRKVGASAGLFQTRGGYLEGITLMARDRFLVTAEREPSGLIEVDMAPVQRIVEIANHGSTESYTGLHRELENVYILQRSTATIRKTIRYLDVDSPSTIWSFAHIVNDPEYLYQHEQFGAKTAEGLAMDRDRVYVILDNNNDARRMYPTDHRPLLLIMKRPG
- a CDS encoding peptide ABC transporter substrate-binding protein, yielding MRYLVLLASMLAMVSCGESERGGEQPGTATEGGRVNSIGVVLPDDAVDASRQVLRSMSPEPKSLDPSIEPYDTEQTILPFEALLFKDEHWNPIPGAAHSWGSDDGIVWTFNLRSGMRWSDGSPLTAHDFVYSYRRMLDPESTNIYAFFYYDIKNAEAIVKGENKDLESLGIRAVDDTTLVIETEKRAPYLPHIVSFGDAMPVPKRLVDKYGRKWTEPQNIITNSGFMVTEWVNGSHMTLVPNPYYNGPHKPFLEKVIHPFRNAAAATILPYESDEVDMENVDVNDLERIERDPDLKQDLVRFHGLNTWYLFFRTQLPPFDDIRVREAFTRVMDRDNICNIILRGGAVPAYSMIPPGFREFEGDTHAAVQGFDPERARQLMREAGYPGGQGFPRQELWLRAPTPSDRLIGVAIQSMLKEHLGVDVDIRTADLHTYMDHLYEWNMNLGLIAFGADFLDPRNILDMIWHSQPRGHGRQDWHNPDFDRLVDAAAAELNPEIRQGLYREASAVHVADYPGAFLYHKMGLQLRKPWLKGYAVNDDGTVGSFRWHKLYIAEVEDGE